Within Streptomyces albofaciens JCM 4342, the genomic segment AAGACGAGCGCGCCCAGCGACTCCACTTCCGTACCCCGGTCGCGCTGGAACGTGAGGAACGCCAGCCCGCCAGGGGCCCAGGCGACGAGCAGCAGCGTGATCGCGAGCGCGCCGACGGCCGCAGCGCCCCACAACTCGCGCGCCCGGCGGCCGCGCAGAGGAGCGCCGGCCAGCAGCAGCACCGGCCAGACCTTCAGCAGCGCGCCGAAGGCGACCAGGGCGCCGGAGACGCGCGGCCGGCCGGCGGCGGCGAACAGCGCGGCGACGGCCACGGCCGTGACCATCAGGTCGTACCGGGAGTACGCGGTCGGGCCCAGCAGGGCGACGCCCGCGGTCCACACCCAGGCGCCGGTGAGGCGTTTGCCCGGCCGCCGGCCCGCGTACAGGAACAGCGCGAAGGCGGCCGCGTCGGCGGCGCAGGCCAGGAGGAAGAAGGCCGAGGCGTAGTCCAGGAAGGGCAGCAGGCCGGGGGAGAGCACGGCGAGCGCGGCCGCCGGCGGGTACTGCCAGGTCACGTCGTCCCGCGGGAAGCTGCCGGACTTCAGGACCTCGGACCAGCCGTGGTAGATGCCCGAGATGTCGCTGGTCACGTCGGGCCCCGGGACCACCAGTACCTTGAACACGCACAGCAGGAGCGCCGCCCGGGTCGCCGCCCACACCGCCACCGGCGGCGCCAGGGAGCGCACGGCGTCCCACGGGGGCCGTCCCCCGGTCCTGGTCATCGGCACCTCGCCCGCCGTCCTCCGTCGCTCTCCGCCGTCCTTGCGCCGTCCGCGCCCGGACGCGCGCCCGACGGCCTCTCACGACCGTAGACGAGACACGTCCGTGCCGGGGCCGCCCCCACCGGCCGTGTCCGGTGACCCGGTACTGTGCGAGGGCAATGGACAAGACGCTGATCGTCACGAACGACTTCCCGCCCCGCCCCGGCGGCATCCAGGCCTTCCTGCACAGCATGGCGCTGCGCCTGGACCCGGACCGGGTGGTGGTCTACGCCTCCACCTGGAAGCGGAGCGAGGAGGGCGTCGCCGCCACCGCCCGCTTCGACGCCGAGCAGCCCTTCCACGTCGTACGGGACCGCGCGACGATGCTGCTGCCGACGCCCCGGGTGACCCGCACCGCCACCGCCCTGCTGCGCCGCCACGGCTGCTCCTCGGTGTGGTTCGGGGCCGCGGCGCCGCTCGGTCTGATGGCCCCGGCGCTGCGCCGGGCGGGCGCGCGCCGGATCGTGGCCACCACGCACGGGCACGAGGCGGGCTGGGCGCAGCTGCCCGCCTCCCGCCAGCTGCTGCGGCGGATCGGCGAGGGCACCGACACGATCACCTACCTCGGCGAGTACACCCGTGCGCGGATCGCCGGCGCGCTGACCCCGGCCGCCGCCCGCCGCATGGTCCAACTGCCGCCCGGTGTGGACGAGAAGACCTTCCACCCCGATTCGGGCGGCGACGCGGTACGGGCCCGGCTCGGGCTCGCCGGGCGGCCGGTCGTCGTCTGCGTCTCCCGGCTGGTGCCGCGCAAGGGGCAGGACACCCTGATCGAGGCGATGCCGCGCGTCCTGGCCGAGGTACCGGACGCGGTGCTGCTGATCGTCGGCGGCGGCCCGTACGAGAAGCAGCTGCACGCGCTCGCCCAGGAGAAGGGCGTCGCGGACTCGGTGCGCTTCACCGGGGCCGTGCCGTGGGAGGAACTGCCCGCCCACTACGGCGCGGGCGACGTCTTCGCGATGCCGTGCCGCACCCGGCGCGGCGGGCTGGACGTCGAGGGCCTGGGCATCGTCTACCTGGAGGCGTCCGCCACCGGACTCCCGGTCGTCGCGGGCGACTCCGGCGGCGCGCCGGACGCGGTGCTGGACGGCGAGACGGGGTACGTCGTCCCGGGCGGCTCCCCGACGGTCGCGGCCGAGCGCGTCATCGCCCTCCTCAAGGACCCGGACGCCCGCCGCCGGATGGGCGAGCGCGGCCGGGCCTGGGTGGAGGAGAAGTGGCGCTGGGACCTGCTGGCGGAGCGGCTGAAGGAACTGCTGTAAGCGGTATGCGCGGCGGTACGGGGGACGGCCGTCTGCGCGGAGGCTGGGTACGCGAAGGCCGGGCGGGCCGGAGGAACCAGCGCGCCCGGCCTTCGCCGCCACGTCCCGCCGCCCGCTACGGGCGGTAGATCGCCTCGATCTCGTCCGCGAAGTCCTTCGCCACCACGTTCCGCTTCAGCTTCAGCGACGGCGTCACATGCCCGGACTCCTCGGTGAACTGCGTCGGCAGGATGCGGAACTTGCGTACCGACTCGGCCTTGGAGACAGCCGCGTTGCCGTCGTCCACCGCCCGCTGCACCGCGGCCAGCAGCTCCGGGTCCTCGCTCAGCTCGGCGACGCCCTGCCCGGCCGGGCGGCCGTTCTCCGCCGCCCAGCGCGGCAGGAACTCCTCGTCCAGGGTGACCAGCGCGCCGACGAACGGGCGGCCGTCGCCGACCACCATGCACTCGGCGATCAGCGCGTGCGCGCGGATGCGGTCCTCGATGACGGCCGGGGCGACGTTCTTGCCGCCCGCCGTCACCAGGATCTCCTTCTTGCGGCCGGTGATGGCGAGGTAGCCGTCCTCGTCCAGGGTGCCGATGTCACCGGTGTGGAACCAGCCGTCGGAGAGCGCTTCCTTGGTCGCGGCCTCGTTGTTCCAGTACTCGGTGAACAGGTGCTCGCCGTGCAGCAGCACCTCGCCGTCGTCGGCGATGCGGACCACCGAGCCGGGCAGCGGCTGGCCGACCGTGCCGATCTTCTGCCGGTCCCACGGGTTGAAGGCGGTGGCCGCGCAGGACTCCGTCAGGCCGTAGCCCTCCAGGGCCGTGAACCCGATGCCGCGGTAGAAGTGGCCCAGCCGCTCGCCCAGCGGCGCGCCGCCGGAGATGGCGTGGGTGGCCCGGCCGCCGAGCACCGCGCGCAGCTTGCCGAAGACCAGCGTGTCGAACAGCTTGTGCTTGAGCTTCAGGCCGAGGCCGGGCCCGGCCGGGGTGTCCAGCGCGCGGCTGTAGGCGATGGCCGTGTCGGCGGCCCGGTCGAAGATCTTGCCCTTGCCCTCGGCCTGCGCCTTGGCCCGCGCCGAGTTGTAGACCTTCTCGAAGACCCGGGGGACGCCGAGGATCAGCGTGGGGCGGAAGGCGGCGAGGTCGTCGGTGAGGTTCTTGATGTCGGGGGCGTGGCCGAGCTTGATGGGCGCCATGACCGAGGCCACCTCCACCAGCCGCCCGAAGACGTGCGCCACCGGCAGGAAGAGCAGCACCGAGGAGTGGCCGGTGCGGAAGAGCGGCTTGAGGCGCTCGACGACGTTGCCGCACTCGGCGAAGAAGCTGCGGTGGGTGAGCACACAGCCCTTGGGGCGGCCGGTGGTGCCGGAGGTGTAGACGATGGTGGCGGGGGAGTCGGCGTCGGCGAGGGCGCTGCGCTCGTCGACCTCCGCGTCGGTGAGTCCCTCGCCGGCCGCGCGCAGCCGGGCGATCGCGTCCCGCTCGATCTGCCAGATGTTCTCCAGCGCGGGCAGCCGGTCCCGTACGGACTCGACGGCGGCCTCCTGCTCGGGCGTCTCCACCAGGCAGGCCACCGCGCCGGAGTCGCCGAGGATCCACTGCACCTGCTCGGCGGAGCTGGTCTCGTAGACCGGGACGGTGACGGCGCCCGCGCTCCAGATCGCGAAGTCCAGCAGCGTCCACTCGTAGCGGGTGCGCGACATCAGGCCGATCCGGTCGCCCGCCTGGATCCCGGTGGCCATCAGGCCCTTGGCGACGGCCCGCACCTCGGCGAGGAACTCGGTGGCCGTGACGTCCTCGTACCGCCCGTCGACCTTGCGGCCCAGGACGGCGACATCGGGGTGCTGCGCGGCATTGCGGCGGATCAGATCCGTCAGGTTGCCGTCCGCGGGGACCTCGTACAGGGCCGGAAGGCTGAACTCGCGCAAGACTGCTGCTCCTCATTGGCGCCGGCCTCACGACGCTGTGTGCCGGCCGGCTGCGGTCCATGATCAGGCAGGGGGGGGTGGTGGACTGCCCGGACGTTACCCACCGGTATTGCTTTTGGGATAGGGGTGTACGCCCAGATGTTCGATGCGTCACAGCGGTGTGCCGCACCTTCGGACACGCCTGGGGACTGCTCAGCGCAGACTAGACCAGGCTTTCGGTGACCGGGAAGTAACCGCAGGTCGGACCCCTCTCCCGGCGGTACGCCATTCGATCTAGGGTGACGTCATGCGCGTGCATGTGGTCAGTGACGTACATGGCAACGGACCGGACCTCGCCAGGGCGGGCGACGGGGCCGACGCCCTGGTCTGCCTGGGCGACCTCGTCCTCTTCCTCGACTACGCCGACCACTCGCGCGGCATCTTCCCCGACCTCTTCGGCGTCGAGAACGCCCACCGGCTGGTCGAGCTGCGTACCGCCCGCCGCTTCGAGGAAGCACGTGCGCTGGGCCGTCGGCTGTGGGGCGACATCGAACGCGAAGGCGGCGGCCGGATGGCCGTCATCGAGGCGGCCGTCCGCCGGCAGTACGCCGAACTGTTCGCCGCCTTCCCGGACCGGACGTACGCCACGTACGGAAACGTGGACCTCCCGCACCTGTGGCCCGAATACGCGCGGCCCGGCACCACCGTCCTGGACGGCGAGCGGGTGGAGATCGGCGGCCGGGTCTTCGGCTTCGTCGGCGGCGGGCTGACGACTCCCATGCGGACCCCCTACGAGATCAGCGACGAAGAGTACGCCGCCAAGATCGAGGCGGTCGGCGAGGTGGACGTGCTGTGCACCCACATCCCGCCGGACGTCCCCGAGCTGTGCTACGACGTCGTCGCCCGGCGCTTCGAGCGCGGCAGCTCCGCCCTCCTGGACGCCATCCGCCGCACCCGCCCCCGCTACGCGCTGTTCGGGCACGTGCACCAGCCGCTGGCCCCGCGGGTCCGCGTCGGCGCCACCGAGTGCGTGAACGTCGGGCACTTCAACGCGACGGGAACGCCGTACGTCATGGAGTGGTGACGGTCTTGCCGGGGCCCTTCCCGGGGGCGGCCGGGACGGGCGGGGAGCCTGTCCGGGGCGCTCTCCCCGCGCGGTAGCCTTCAGCAGCAGGGATACGCGTCTGGCGGACCGGCACGAATCGGCATGGAGGAGTCACGGCGATGGCCGAACACACCAGCTCTAGCATCACGATCGAGGCGGCACCCGCCGAGGTGATGGGAGTGATCGCCGACTTTGCCCGCTATCCGGACTGGACCGGCGAGGTGAAGGAAGCCGAGATCCTCAGCAAGGACGAGCAGGGCCGCGCCGAGCAGGTCCGGCTGCTGCTGGACGCCGGCGCGATCAAGGACGACCACACCCTCGCCTACGACTGGATCAGCGACCACGAGGTCAGCTGGTCGCTGGTGAAGTCCCAGATGCTGCGCACCCTCGACGGCTCCTACCGGCTGGTCCCGCTGGCCGGCGGCGCGCACACCGAAGTGACGTACCAGCTGACCGTGGACGTCAAGATCCCGATGCTCGGCATGATCAAGCGCAAGGCGGAGAAGGTCATCATCGACCGCGCGCTGGACGGGCTGAAGAAGCGCGTCGAGAGCGGCCCCGCGGCCCCGGCCGCCGGCGAGGCCAAGAGCCTCTGACCATGCGCACCGTCCTCGTCACCGGTCCCGGCGGCGCCGGCCGCACCACCCTCGCCGCCGCGACCGCCCTGGCCGGTGCCCGGCGCGGCGGGCGCGTCCTGCTGCTCACCGCCCGCGGCGGCGCGGCGGAACGCGTCCTGGGCATCCGGCCCGTCCGCCCCGGCGACGGCCCGGTGCCCGTCGTCCCCGGCCTGCACGTGCGCTGCGTGGACGCCGGTGACCACTTCCGCCGCGAGGCGCTGGCCTTCCAGGAGCGCGCGGAATCCGCCCTCGACCTGCTCGGCGCCGCGCCCCTGGACGAGGACGAACTGACCGAACTCCCCGGCGCCGAGGCGTTCGCCCTCCTCCATGAACTGCGCGCGGCCCACCAGGCGGGCGGGGAGCCCGACGGCCCGGACACGGTCGTCGTCGACATGCCGCCCGCCGCCGACACCGTCGCCCTGCTCGCCCTGCCCGAGCAGGCCCGCCGCTACCTGCGCCGCCTGCTGCCGCCCGAGCGCCAGGCCGCCCGCGCGCTGCGGCCGGTGCTCGCCCAGCTGGCGGGCGTGCAGCTGCCCACGCAGAAGCTGTACGAGGCCGCCGAGCGCTGGGAGCACGAACTCGCCGCCGTACAGGCCGTCATCGACCACCCCG encodes:
- a CDS encoding glycosyltransferase family 4 protein translates to MDKTLIVTNDFPPRPGGIQAFLHSMALRLDPDRVVVYASTWKRSEEGVAATARFDAEQPFHVVRDRATMLLPTPRVTRTATALLRRHGCSSVWFGAAAPLGLMAPALRRAGARRIVATTHGHEAGWAQLPASRQLLRRIGEGTDTITYLGEYTRARIAGALTPAAARRMVQLPPGVDEKTFHPDSGGDAVRARLGLAGRPVVVCVSRLVPRKGQDTLIEAMPRVLAEVPDAVLLIVGGGPYEKQLHALAQEKGVADSVRFTGAVPWEELPAHYGAGDVFAMPCRTRRGGLDVEGLGIVYLEASATGLPVVAGDSGGAPDAVLDGETGYVVPGGSPTVAAERVIALLKDPDARRRMGERGRAWVEEKWRWDLLAERLKELL
- a CDS encoding ArsA family ATPase — translated: MRTVLVTGPGGAGRTTLAAATALAGARRGGRVLLLTARGGAAERVLGIRPVRPGDGPVPVVPGLHVRCVDAGDHFRREALAFQERAESALDLLGAAPLDEDELTELPGAEAFALLHELRAAHQAGGEPDGPDTVVVDMPPAADTVALLALPEQARRYLRRLLPPERQAARALRPVLAQLAGVQLPTQKLYEAAERWEHELAAVQAVIDHPGTTVRIVTEAAPGAVADLREVRSGLALYGHRTDAVVANRLLPTGSSDPFLAGLSGQQQSALKALREEFPETPVVEVPHLGRDPEGVEELDALNSGAAGEPAAPAGAGDPWTVEDRLASDGLLVWRVPLPGAERDGLGLLRRGDEVIVTAGRFRRIRTLPSALRRCSVSGAGLRDGALHIRFTPDPALWPRGL
- a CDS encoding AMP-dependent synthetase/ligase, with translation MREFSLPALYEVPADGNLTDLIRRNAAQHPDVAVLGRKVDGRYEDVTATEFLAEVRAVAKGLMATGIQAGDRIGLMSRTRYEWTLLDFAIWSAGAVTVPVYETSSAEQVQWILGDSGAVACLVETPEQEAAVESVRDRLPALENIWQIERDAIARLRAAGEGLTDAEVDERSALADADSPATIVYTSGTTGRPKGCVLTHRSFFAECGNVVERLKPLFRTGHSSVLLFLPVAHVFGRLVEVASVMAPIKLGHAPDIKNLTDDLAAFRPTLILGVPRVFEKVYNSARAKAQAEGKGKIFDRAADTAIAYSRALDTPAGPGLGLKLKHKLFDTLVFGKLRAVLGGRATHAISGGAPLGERLGHFYRGIGFTALEGYGLTESCAATAFNPWDRQKIGTVGQPLPGSVVRIADDGEVLLHGEHLFTEYWNNEAATKEALSDGWFHTGDIGTLDEDGYLAITGRKKEILVTAGGKNVAPAVIEDRIRAHALIAECMVVGDGRPFVGALVTLDEEFLPRWAAENGRPAGQGVAELSEDPELLAAVQRAVDDGNAAVSKAESVRKFRILPTQFTEESGHVTPSLKLKRNVVAKDFADEIEAIYRP
- a CDS encoding metallophosphoesterase family protein gives rise to the protein MVSDVHGNGPDLARAGDGADALVCLGDLVLFLDYADHSRGIFPDLFGVENAHRLVELRTARRFEEARALGRRLWGDIEREGGGRMAVIEAAVRRQYAELFAAFPDRTYATYGNVDLPHLWPEYARPGTTVLDGERVEIGGRVFGFVGGGLTTPMRTPYEISDEEYAAKIEAVGEVDVLCTHIPPDVPELCYDVVARRFERGSSALLDAIRRTRPRYALFGHVHQPLAPRVRVGATECVNVGHFNATGTPYVMEW
- a CDS encoding glycosyltransferase family 87 protein; translation: MTRTGGRPPWDAVRSLAPPVAVWAATRAALLLCVFKVLVVPGPDVTSDISGIYHGWSEVLKSGSFPRDDVTWQYPPAAALAVLSPGLLPFLDYASAFFLLACAADAAAFALFLYAGRRPGKRLTGAWVWTAGVALLGPTAYSRYDLMVTAVAVAALFAAAGRPRVSGALVAFGALLKVWPVLLLAGAPLRGRRARELWGAAAVGALAITLLLVAWAPGGLAFLTFQRDRGTEVESLGALVFHLARQFGWDGEVLLNYGSVEFVGPYVPLVSSLALVLTAAAFGWLLLWRLRARRFTSATLADAAFTAVLLFVTTSRVISPQYMIWLVGTAAVCMTLRASRMALPAVLVLPATGATLLEFPVRFAEVVTSQGAGVVLLTVRNGLLVAASLTACRALWRSTVTGPRRRRADGTRRRTAGKGHGPDAEPEPGTVAASRTEEAFPAPAPSVSPAAPPHTPATAG
- a CDS encoding SRPBCC family protein; amino-acid sequence: MAEHTSSSITIEAAPAEVMGVIADFARYPDWTGEVKEAEILSKDEQGRAEQVRLLLDAGAIKDDHTLAYDWISDHEVSWSLVKSQMLRTLDGSYRLVPLAGGAHTEVTYQLTVDVKIPMLGMIKRKAEKVIIDRALDGLKKRVESGPAAPAAGEAKSL